In one Nomascus leucogenys isolate Asia chromosome 13, Asia_NLE_v1, whole genome shotgun sequence genomic region, the following are encoded:
- the MRPS33 gene encoding 28S ribosomal protein S33, mitochondrial → MSSLSEYAFRMSRLSARLFGEVTRPTDSKSMKVVKLFSELPLAKKKETYDWYPNHHTYTELMQTLRFLGLYRDEHQDFMDEQKRLKKLRGKEKPKKGEGKRAAKRK, encoded by the exons ATGTCCTCCCTTTCAGAATATGCCTTCCGCATGTCTCGTCTCAGTGCCCGGCTATTTGGTGAAGTCACCAGGCCTACTGATTCCAAGTCTATGAAAGTGGTGAAACTGTTTAGTGAACTGCCCTTGGCCAAGAAGAAGGAGACTTATGATTGGTATCCAAATCACCACACTTACACTGAACTCATGCAGACACTCCGATTTCTTGGACTCTACAG agATGAGCATCAGgattttatggatgagcaaaaaCGACTAAAGAAGCTTCGTGGAAAGGAGAAaccaaagaaaggagaagggaaaagagcaGCAAAAAGGAAATAG